The DNA region TTTTATATACCCATAAGAAATACAAATATTCATATATTCTGATAACTTTCCTTTAATTTTTTTATCCTCCACAGAGCTCTACTGTCTTCTGGTGTCACAAAGCTGTAAGCTTTTCCATAATTGCCAATTCTCCCCGTCCTTCCTATACGATGTATATAGACCTCCGGATCTTCGGGTATGTGATAGTTTATAACCACACCTACACCCTTTATATCCAAACCACGAGATGCCACATCAGTAGCAACCACAATTTTTACCTTTCCTTCTTTAAACAGTCTTAAAGCATTCTCTCTCTGTTTTTGCGTCATATCTCCATGAAGAGATACTACGTTAAAGTTCTTACTTAGCAATCTTTCTGCTAGTTCCTTAGCGTCCTTGCGTGTTCTGACGAATATAATGATCCTTTCCAATATATGATCTCTTAATATCTTCTCTAACTCAGAAATCTTCTGTCCTGGAGAATTTAGCTTTATCAACCTCTCTTCTATTTTGGGCTTAAGTTCTGCATTTATGACTCTTGTAAACTTATAGTCCTTTCTAAGATGTTTCTTAGCAAGCTCCTCCACCTGCTTTGGTATGGTAGCCGAGAACATAAAGTTTTGCCTTTGCAAAGGTACATGTTTTAGTATGTATTCTACATCTTCAATAAACCCCATATCAAGCATCAGGTCCGCTTCATCAAGCACGAAGTATGAAACCCTGCTAAGGTCTAAGGCAGATCTGTTGATCAGGTCTTTAATCCTTCCGGGCGTTCCTACCACTATGTTAGGATTATTTTTTTCTAAAAACTCAATGTTTTTTGCTACAGGCGTTCCACCGTAAAACACAGAAACTTTCAGTCCCTTATACTTGGCAAGATGCTGAATTTGTTCTTTTACCTGAATTGCGAGCTCTCTTGTAGGTGTGAGTATAAGAGCCTTCAAGCTATCTTCTTTCCTAATACCCTCTATTATTGGTATTCCAAAGGCCGCAGTTTTGCCAGTTCCCGTAGCTGCTTGTCCCAGAATATCATAACCCTTGAGTGCTAAGGGTATAGCTTCTTTTTGAATAGGAGTGGGCTTTTCAAAACCTAAGTCTTTTATAGCCCTCCTTAATTGCTCACTCAATTGTGAAAAATTAAATTCCATAAAAACCTCCGCTCTTAATTATATGCCTACACATTAATAAGGCAAGTAATATATTGACCACACAATAAAACGCAAAGCCCAGAATTTCCTTTTGGAAAAAACACAACTATTAAATCTGGGATTAAATTATAATAAAACAGAAAGAGGGATAAGCAATGGTGCCAACAGAAACAGTCCAGGCTCAAGAAATAAGATTAGTAGAAATACTATACAGGGCTATGCTGTTAAAGGCATCCGATATACATATAACTGCTGGGTTTAAGCCTGCAGTAAGGGTGGATGGTAAGATAACTCCTTTGGCGGATTATCCCGTGCTTACTCCTGAGATGGCCCAGCACCTCATATATTCAATCATGTCAGAAAAGCACAGAAAACAGTTAGAGGAGAAGGGGCAGGTAGATTTTTCTTTTGGAGTAAAGGATGTGGGTAGGTTTAGGGCTAATGTTTTTTTTCAAAGAGGTTCGGTGGCCGGAGTCTTTAGAAGACTTCCAAGCAAAATAATGACAATTGAAGAAGTAGGACTACCAAATAGAGTTTTAGAACTCTGTCACAAAAGTATGGGACTAATCTTGGTAACAGGTCCAACGGGTTCGGGTAAGACTACCACATTAGCCGCACTTATCAACTATATAAACGAAACCTTTCCCTATCACATAATAACAATAGAAGACCCTATAGAATACGTATTTCGTCATAAAAAAAGCATAGTCAATCAAAGGGAAATAGGTGAAGACGTGGATAATTTTGCAGATGCTCTCAGATCGGCATTAAGAGAAGATCCAGATGTAATCCTTGTGGGAGAAATGAGAGATTTAGAAACTATAGAAACAGCTCTAAGAGCTGCAGAAACAGGGCACCTGGTTTTTGGGACCTTGCATACAAACACCGCCATTTCCACAATTACCCGTATAATAGATGTTTTTCCACCAAGCCAACAGGAACAAATCAGAATACAGTTGTCCTTTGTGTTGCAGGGTGTTATCTCCCAGAAGCTAATACCTAAGATTGGTGGGGGTCGTGTTTTGGCATATGAACTGCTCATCCCAAACACAGCCATAAGGAACTTAATAAGGGAAAACAAACTGCAGCAAGTTTATTCTTTAATGCAAAGTGGCCAAAGTGAAAGCGGCATGCAAACTATGAATCAATCTCTTTTCTCCCTTTACAAAAGAGGTCTAATAACCTTGGAAGATGCCTACAAGTACTCTCCAGATATCAAGGAACTTGAGCGTATGCTTGGTTTAAGAGGATAAACATGCCAAGGTTTAGGTACAAAGTTATAGATGAAGCAGGAAACATAATAGAACAGGAAGGAAATTATCCTAGCGAAGATGAGCTCTTGGTTGAGCTTTCTAAGGGTAATTATTCCCTAGTCCAAATAGAAAGGCTTGATAAAGGAGAAAAGAAGGTTGGAGAAAAGGAAAGTGTACGTATAAAACTACCCTTTGGTGGTGTAAGTGATAGGGACATATCCATATTCTGCAGACAGTTAGGAACTATGGTTAACGCTGGGTTAAATCTGGTAGACGCTTTAAACATTATAGCAGATCAAACGCCTAATAAAAGACTTGCATCCGCAGCAAAGGATGTAGCCACTAGGATAAATGAAGGGATGGGAGTATCGGCTGCAATGCAAAGGCACCCCAATGTTTTCCCAGAGTTTGTGGTAAACCTTGTAAAAGTGGGTGAAGAAACTGGAAATTTAGATGCTTCCCTGATTAAAGCTGCGGATTATTACGAAAAGATCGCTATGATCAAAAGCAAGATAAAGAGCGCTTCTTTTTATCCCACCTTTGTAGTTGTGGTAGCTACCTTTATAGTTTCAGGCATACTGTATTTTCTAGTTCCGACTTTTGCCGAGATTTACTCCAGCTTAGGAGGAGAACTGCCTCTGCCAACCCAGATGCTGATTGCAGCATCAAACGCCTTGAGAAACAGTCTTCCAACGGTGATAATTTCAATAGTTGCTTTTTCGCTTGTATTTAGGTATTTATACCGCAATAACTACGCTTTTAGAAAAGGTGTACATAAGCTTTCCTTAAGAGTGCCAAAGATGAATGATTTGGTTGTAAAAAGCACAATGGCTAAGTTTGCTAGAACGATGGCCGCTCTGTTTTCCGCCGGTGTAGCTTTGGAAAGGGCTTTTGAAGTAGCAGGACAGACAACGGACAACTTAGTCATAAAAGAGGCGGTAGAGCAGGCAAAAAAGGAAGTTATAGAAGGAGAACCTATGTACAGAGCCCTGGAAAAGACTGGCCTTTTCCCAAAAGTAGTCATAGCTATGATAAAGGTCGGTGAAGACACTGGCCGACTTGACGACATGCTGGAAACCATAGCCAGATTTTACGAGGATGAGTTTGATAAAACTGTGGATGGAATGATAAAGCTTATAGAACCCATGCTTATAGTGTTTATAGGTGGTGTGGTAGGTCTTATATTAATCGCACTGTATATGCCCATATTCAAGATGGGTGAGCTGATAAAGACTTAAGTAGTGTATTCTGAATTTATTCTTATGTAATCATAGGAAAGATCTGAGGAATAATAAACCCAGCTCTCTTTTCCTTCCCCCAGGTCTATTGTTATCTCTATTTCTTTGTTTTCCTCTAAGTATCTTTTTGCTCCTTCTACTGCCTTTGGATGGGCCTTTCCGTCATATACCAAATGATTGCCTATATAAACCTTCATTTTAAACTGGTCTATGGGAAAGGGAGTAGAGCCTGCAGCCGCCACGATCCTTCCCCAATTTGGGTCTTTTCCAAAGATAGCAGTCTTAACGAGATTGGATGTTGCCACTTTCTCAGCTATAGCCTTAGCCTTTATGCTCAAGGATGCATTTTTTACAATGACCTTTATTATCTTGGTTGCACCCTCTCCATCTTCCACTATCTTTTTTGCCAAGTTTAACGAAACTTCTTCTACTGCTTGTCTTACATTCTCCAAATCTTCTTTTAAGACTCCAAGGCTTATTAAGCCAAAGCTATCGTTGGTGCTGGTGCAAGCATCTACGGTTATAGAGTTAAATGTCTTTTCGTTTATTTCTCTGTGAAGTTCCGTAAGCGTTAAACTGTCAATGTCTGCATTAGTAAATACAAAGCTAAGCATGGTAGCCATATTAGGGTGTATCATACCTGCACCCTTCGCAAAACCAAAAACCTCTAAGCTACCTTTTTTTACAAAATCATACTTAGGGAATCTGTCCGTTGTAGAGATAACCTGGCTCGCCCTTTTTAAATCCAAAGGCTCCAATATTTTACAAGCAGATGTTATTCCCTTTAACACATCTTCAATAGGAAGAGGCTTGCCTATAACCCCTGTGGAAAAAACAAGAACCTCCTTATGGTCAATGTCCAAATGCTTTGCCACCTCTCTTGCCATCATTTCTGCATGCATTATACCTTCCTGACCTACTCCGCAGTTAGCATTTCCACTGTTTATAACCATAGCTCTTATTCTATCTGTTCCTCTAAGCACCTTTTCTGAGTACAAAACGCTGGCGGACTTAAAATGGTTGCTCGTAAATAAAAAGGAAGCATTACAGGACTGAGGAAGGAGGATAACGAGTATGTCTGGCTCTCCACTTTTCTTCAAACCTGCTTTACCTAATCCCATAAGAATATCCATGGGATAGATTATAACCTCAATGGAAACCTGTCCTAAGTGTGGAAGACTTTTAGAGATAATAGAATGCTGTGGGGGTGGTATATTTCTATGCGAAGCTTGCAAAGAATACTTTTACCCAGGGGAGCTTATAAATATTCAAACTCTCTCTGAGGAGGTCTCAGAAGAAGATCACGGGCCACCTGCTCAGGTGGAATGTTTTCAACCACAACCTGATAAACAGCCCAAGATATAGGAGCGTATATTTTTAGCTCTTCCGTTAGTTTTTTTACAGCTTTAACTGTTTCTTTGCCCTCCACAACCTGCCCTATGCGAGCTTCTGCCTCTTCTACACTCAATCCTTGCCCTAACAAAAAGCCAAAGGTTCTGTTTCTGGATTTAGAAGAAGTGGAAGTTAGCACTAAATCTCCCAAACCAGAAAGCCCGTAAAAGGTTTCCTTTTTACCCCCCAAAGAAGATCCTATTCTAACTATCTCCGCCAAACCGCGGGTTATCAAAGAAGCCCTAGCATTGTCTCCAAAACCGAGACCGTCCGATATACCACACGCAATAGCTATCACATTCTTTAAAGCACCACCTAACTCAACACCCACTGTATCTTCAGAAAGATAAACTCTGAAAGTTTCAGAATGGAATACACCTCTTAATTCCTTTAAAGTATCCAAGTCTTTTCCCGCAAGCACCACTGCACAAGGAAGCCCCTTTGCCACCTCTTCCGCAAAGGATGGGCCAGACAGAACGAAGGTCTTGCAGTCTCGGCAGAGCTCTTGAACTATCTGAGAAACTCTTTTGGAAGTCCCCACCTCCAATCCTTTGGAGGCAGATACTACCACCTTTCCTCTAAGGTTTGGCTTTTCCAGCACCCCCCTTATTACTTGCACTGGAAGGGCTATCACTATAAGATCAGAAAATTCTATGGCTTCATCCAATACGTTGGTGGCTCTTGGATTTTTCGCAAACTCCATCCCCCAGTATGCATCCTTACCCTTTCTTAAGCTTTCAACCACAGCCGAATTTCTATCAAAGAAAATTATCTCAAAGCCTTTTTTTGAAAGATGCAGTCCAAGAGCTGTTCCCCACCGCCCACCACCTAAAATAGTTAGCTTACCCATTGTCCTCCACGTCTACCAGTATTAATCTCCTTGGATTTCTTAAGTCTATTTGATATGCCACTTTTCCTTCTATACGACCTTTTTTGAGAATCTTTCTTTTTAGATCTTTGTCCCAGCACAGAAAGAGATTGTATTTATCTGACCTTAGCTCAAGTTTGTTCTCATCGCAACTGATCGGCACGAGTCTAACATCACACATAAAGGTAGGCGCTGGGAAACCCTCTCCAAAGGGCTCAAGCTTGTGAAGGTCTTCTATTAACCTTGAAGTTATAGACTCTGGCTGTAGAGCCATATCTATTTCAAGAGTGGGAAGGTCCTGTACATCCACAAAAACCTCTTCAACCAATTCTTTAAAGATAGGTATCTTTTCCTTCTCAATGGTTAATCCCACCGCATAAGCGTGCCCGCCCCATCTAAGGAATAGATGGGAGATCTTACTTAAACCTTCGTAAACGTTTATTCCATTGGCGCTTCTTACAGAGCCAACAGCGTGATCCCCCACAACAAAGACAGCCGCCGGCTTTTGAAACATGGAAGAAAGTCTTCCTGCCAAAATACCAGCCACGCCCCCAGCCCAACTGTCCAGAACAACCACGATAAACCTTCTGTCCTCCTGCAATAAAGCCTGCTTTAGAGCCAACTCATAAGCTTTCTGAGCTATAAGCTTTCTTCTTTGATTTATCTCCTCTATTTTCTTTGCAAAAGCCTTTGCCCTATCTTCATCTTCCGCTAAAAACAGCTTTAGAGCTATGGAAGGTCTTGATACCCTCCCAGGAGCGTTCAGCCTTGGGACTATAGAAAAGGATATGTCCCTTGAAGTTATAGCGCCGTTTATTCCCGCAGTTTCCATCAAGGCCTTTATACCGTGGGAAACTATAAGCCCTTTTTGAATGTATTCAAGACATCTTATACCATAAGACACTATTATCCTGTTTAGCACGTTCAAAGGCATAAAATCCGCCAGCGTGCCTATGGCGGGTATGTACATGTCTACCCTTGGGTCATAACTCATGTTCAACTCTTTGGATAGGACTGCTGTAAGGTAAAAGACCAAACTGGCGGAGGACAGCTCTTTAAATTCTGTTGGTAAATCTTCAATTAGCTTAGGATTCACTAAAATAGTAGTTGGTATATCTTCTCCGATATTGTGATGGTCTATAACTATAGAATCCTTACCAAATGCCTTAAGCTCCTCCACTGCCGTTGTTCCGTTATCTATGGTTATGAGTAAATCTGCGTACTTTGAAAACTTATCTACCAGCTTTTTGTTCAGGCCATAACCAGACTGCCTGCTTGGGACTATTGGAATTGCGGTAGCTCCTGCAGCTTTTAGGAACTTATAAAGCAACGCTGTCCCTGTTATACCATCCACATCGTAATCACCAAACAGAATTATCTTCTCCTTTTTTAATATGGCCCTCTTTATCCTATCCACGGCTCTACTTAGGTTGGGTATGCTGTAAGGGGGGGAAAGATTTTTTAACCTTAGGTCTAAGGCAGATTCATCCACACCTCTGTTTGCCAAAATTTGAGCTACTATGGGTCCAAGGCTATGTATTTTGTCTGCATCAGGTTTTATTAATTCGCTTAACAATACCCAACTTTTACCCGAAAGTCCTCTCATTTAAAAGCTCCTCAGACCACTTTCCTATACTGCCCGCACCCATAAAAAGCAAGACACAGTCCTTAGCATGTTCTTCCAACCATGAAAAGAGCTCTTCTTTTTCTGAAATATACATGCACTGTGCTTTCTCTGCCAGGGTCTTTGAGGATACACCAAAGACGTTCTCCTCTCCTGCTGGATATATATCCGTAACTATACAGATGTCCGCCAGTTTTAAAACCTTCACAAACTCGTCAAACAGATGGTAGGTTCTTGAGTATCTGTGTGGTTGGAAAACCAATAATGTCTTTTTTCCAGGATAAAGTTCCCTTAAGCTATCTAAAACCACCCTTATCTCCGTTGGATGATGTCCGTAGTCGTCGTAAACTACACATCCATTGAACTCTCCCTTAAATTCCAACCTTCTTTCTGCGTTCTTAAAGTGCGCCAAAGCGTCAAATATAATCCTGGGTTTTATATCCATTTCAAGACATACAGATATGCAAGCCAAAGCATTGTAGATATTATGTTTTCCCGGCACACCGAGCTTTACCTTTCCAATTGGTTTATCCTTCCACAAAACTTCAAAGGTGTAATGGCCCCATTCTTGACTTAGATTTTTAGCTCTTACCTGAGCTGGTTGATGTATGCCATATGTTATTACTCTTTTAGAAACCTTTGGAATAAGCTCCATGCTATTTGAATCATCTACGTTCATAACGCAAAAACCATAAAAGGGCACGCTGTTTGCAAACTCCAAAAAAGCCTGCTTTATCTCTTCAATATCTTTGTAAAATCCCAGGTGCTCTTTATCTATGTTAGTGATTACGGAAACGGTTGGTTTAAGCTTTAAAAAGGACCCGTCGCTCTCATCAGCTTCCGAGACAATCAAGTTATCCTTTCCAAGCTTGGCATTGCTACCAAGGCTCTTTAGAATACCTCCCACAACTACGGTAGGATCCAGCCCCCCCTCATACATAACGTGAGCTATCATAGAGGTGGTGGTGGTTTTACCGTGAGAACCACAAACCGCTATACCTTCTTTTAGGCGAAAGAGCTCCGCAAGCATCTCCCCACGAGAGATAACTGGAATACCCCTTCTTTTTGCCTCCTGTATTTCAGGGTTGTTCTCAGGGACTGCAGAGGAATATACCACCACTTGCCCATCGCCTATGTTTTCCTCCCTGTGACCTATAAAGATCTTTGCACCCATGCTTCTCAAAAGTTGGGTGTTTTTATTTTCTTTCAGGTCCGAGCCGGATACTTTATAACCCATCTGCAAAAGCACCTGAGCAATCCCGCTCATGCCTATACCGCCTATTCCCACAAAATGTAAGTTCTTTATCTTTTCTCTGAACATTGGACTTTATTTTAACAGTACAGTAAGGGAAAATTTTACTTATAATGTTAATGCTATGGCTAAGGTAAAAGGTCTAAAGTGTAGAGAGTGTGGAAAAGAGTATCCTGTAGAGCCAATACACGTTTGCGAGTTTTGCTTTGGGCCCCTGGAGGTAGTTTATGACTACGAAGAGATAAGGAAAAACCTATCCAGGGATAAAATAGAAAAGGGACCAAAAAGTCTTTGGAGATACATAGACCTTTTGCCAGTAGAAGAACCTAAGGTTGGGCTTACGGCGGGATTTACTCCTCTTAGAAAGGCGGAAAACCTCGGAAGGGTCCTTGGTCTAAAAGAGCTATACATAAAGGACGATTCGGTAAATCATCCTACCCTCTCATTCAAAGACAGGGTTGTTTCTGTGGCTCTTTCAAAGGCTGTGGAGTTTGGTTTTGATACCGCCGCATGTGCATCCACGGGTAATTTGGCAAACTCCGTGGCGGCTCACAGCGCGCAGGCCGGACTAAACTGCTTTGTTTTTATACCAGCAAACTTAGAATCTCAGAAAATATACGGAAGCCTTGTCTTTTCTCCCACAGTTGTGGCTGTGGAGGGAAACTATGACGACGTAAACAGGCTGTGTTCTGAAATAGCTAACGAACTCTACTGGGCTTTTGTAAACATAAACATAAGACCTTATTATGCGGAAGGCTCCAAAACTCTTGCCTTTGAGGTAGTGGAGCAGCTTGGATGGAGAGCTCCGGATGCGGTGGTAGCTCCAGCTGCTTCTGGCTCTCTTATCACAAAAATATGGAAAGGTCTAAAGGAGATGAAACTTGTAGGTCTGATAGATGAGGTAAAAACAAGAGTTTATGGGGCTCAAGCGGAGGGTTGCAGTCCCATAGCCCAAGCTTGGAAGGAAGGAAGGGATTATATAAAACCAGTTAAGCCAAACACCATAGCAAAGTCTATCGCAATAGGCAATCCAGCGGACGGCATATACGCTCTGCAGGTTACCAGAGAAAGCTTAGGAGATTGGGAAATAGCAACGGACCAAGAGATTATAGAAGGTATCAAGCTCTTGGCAGAAACGGAGGGAATCTTTACCGAAACTGCGGGCGGAACTACCATAGCGGTTCTAAAGAAGTTAGCTCAAAGGGGAGCCTTAAAACCAGACGAAACGGTGGTAGTCTATATCACAGGCAACGGCTATAAAACTTTGGAGGTGCTTGAAGGTCATCTAAAAGAAACCGTAAGGATAAAGCCTACCCTGGCAGACTTCAAGGAAAAGATACTCGCAAGAGTGTGAAGTTTATAATAGCCTTTGCTTTTTTCTTTGCCCTTTCTTGTAGTCAAAAGCAGACCATTCCGCCCGTAAAACTTCAGACATTAGAAGGCAAGCAGTTGTCTTTGAAGGAGTTAAAAGGGAAAAAGGTAGTCATTTACGTATGGAGTAGGACGTGTGTAGGACATGCAGGAGATTTAAAACTACTCAACGAGATCTCCAAAAATAGAAAGGACCTTTACGTTTTGTCCTATGCGGTCGCTATGGTTAAAGAGGATGTAATAAAGGCATACAAAGAGATAGGAATAAAGCCTGAGTTTATCACAGTTTTAGATCCAGAAGTTAAATTTAACGACTACTACAGAATAGTTTTTCTCCCCTCAACTTTCATTTTTGACAAAAAAGGAGTTTTTATAGGATCTTATCCTGGGCTGCCTCAGGATAAACTTTCAAGTCTGAGAAGTTCCCCTTCCAGCTCCTTTAGCTTCTCTTTTAGCTCATTAGATTCTTTGACCTCTATTTCCTTTCCTACCAAAAGCCAACCCTTCGTGAAGGGATAGGGTATTATCAGATTGTCCCAGGTGTTTAATCTTACGAACTTTTCAAACTTTACACAGGCAGGAATAATTTTTGCTTTGGTTTTCATAGCTAAAAATACAACACCTTCCTTAACTTTGTAGGCTGGTCCCTTTGGACCATCTACAGTGATAGCTACGTTTTTACCACTTTTTAAAAGCTCCATAAGCTTCAAAATTGCAGTTCTGCCTCCCTTTTCTTCTTTACCGTTTTCCGTTGAACCTCTAACAGTCTCAAAACCAAGTCTTTTTAGAATACCGTCCGCTATATCTCCGTCCCTAAACCTGCTTACCAACACCACAATACCCCTATCCATACCAAACAAAGCTAAACCCAAAGCGTTTCCGTGCCAAAGGGCATATATCTTTCCTCTATCCCTTTCAAAGTCATAGCGGTTCTGCCATCTTATAGTCCTGCCTAAGGTTCTAAGGACGATAGATATAAAAGGTAGTAAAATTAATGTTAGCTCTCTTCTGAGCTTTTTTATCATTGTTCTAATACACTCTCTATGTTATTCTTTATCCACTTTGCATCCAACCAATAGATAGGATTTACCTCATAACCATGGATAAGAATGCCAAAGTGCAGGTGATCTCCGAGAGCAAGACCTGTTTTACCCGTGTTTCCAATAATTTCTCCCTTTTTTACAAACTGACCTTCTTTTACTAAAGTGTTTGAAAGGTGTCCATAAAGACTGAAAAGACCAAGGCCGTGGTCTATTATGATCGTAGTGCCGTATATTCCAAGGTCTCCTACAAAGACTACCACTCCATCGTTTGACGCCAAAACCGAAGCCTGCTCCACAGAAGCAAAGTCATAACCCATGTGTCTGCTGTAGCTTATCTGCTTGTCCCCATAGTAGTAAAACCTCTCAATTCCATAATCTGATACTACTTTACTTTTGGGAAGTCGTATAAATTCACCATTCCAGAGTTTTGATGGCTCACTTTCTTTACATATTTGGGATATTTTCTGTATGTCTTTGTGTCTCCAATCTTCGTTGATTTTTCTGAAAGCTTCTTCAGGGCTTAAACCTCTGGCCTCTTCTCCCAAGAGGGGATATATAACCGAGTTTATAAAGTCATCAGTCAGTCTAATGTGCTCTTTTTTGAAGTATGCTTTCCTTACAGCAAGATTTAAGCTTTTGCTGGTTTTATTTCCAGCCAAGTCCTGTGCCGTCAGATTTATCTCCAGCCTTTCTCCATCTAAAGGAATGGGAACTAAAGCAAAATACTGATTTTCCTTTATTTTTATCATATCAATTTTAAGCCCATTTACATCAAGGTCTGCTTTAGATCCATCGCTTTTTACTTTTATGGCAAACGTGGAACCCTGCCTGATATCCCGGGAGTGAGATATAACCTCCAAGGATGGTGGAGTTAAGTCTACGTTCGCATCTAAAACATACTGCTTTGTCCTTAAAAAGCCAGAGTTTAGCTTTAACCTTACGGTGGCTTTTCCTTCTTTAAGCCCTATGGACTTACTGTTTATCTTTATCTCTATCCTATCCGTACCTTGGGGAAATTCTTCTTTTAACACCAAGTGAGATTTTCCCTCTTGTTCTATAACAAGCTCTGCCTTCTTTATTTTGGCACTACTCGTATTTAAAACATAGTTACCTTCCGCAGGTATTAACTTCAAGACATCCACATTTTCAACTTCAGGCCTTGTGCCAACTAACAAAAATAGTGTGTAAAAACTGATAAAAACCAAAGAAAGGATGGCTAGCCTTCTTATGAGTTTTATAAAAGACGTGCTTTTACTTTTTGGGTCTTTGTAAGTGTATGGTCTGTATCTATACCTCATCAAAGACCTCCTGAAGAGAGTATACTTTTAGCTTTTTTCCACTTTCCAAATAGCACCTTATGGCCTCAAGCATGGCATACCCTCCTCTTAGTGTAGTTGTGTATGGAATTCCCTGCTGGACTGTGGCCCTTCTGATATGGTATGCATCCGTTCTTGCCCTTCTGCCCGTGGGTGTGTTTATCACCGCCTGAACCTCCCCGTTCTTTATCATATCCACTATGTTTGGTCTTCCTTCGGATACCTTCAGCACATGCTTTACGCTAACTCCGTGCTCTTTCAAAAACTTATATGTTCCAGAGGTTGCCAGCACCTCAAAGCAAAGGTCTATAAAACCCTTTGCTAAATCAACCACTTTAGGCTTGTCTCTATCAGCTACGCTTATAAAAATTTTTCCCTCCGTTGGCAACCTACTGCCAGCTCCAAGCTGGCTTTTGTAGTAAGCCAGTCCAAACTTTTTGTCTATACCCATCACCTCGCCCGTGCTTTTCATCTCTGGTCCTAAAACTGGGTCCACCTCGGGGAACCTGTTCCAAGGAAAAACAACCTCTTTAACAGTATAGTATTCCCAGTCCTTTGGTAAAAAGTCGCTACAGTAATGGGTTTGACCTTTCTCAAGTCTTTCAAAAACCTCCGGTACTAGATCCCTTAGCTTTTTACCCACGCATACCTTAGCAGCTAATTTTGCCAGAGGATAACCTATGCTTTTGCTAACAAAGGGTACAGTTCTGGACGCTCTCGGATTAACCTCCAGTATGTAGACCTCTCCGTCCTTCACCGCAAACTGAAGGTTGATAAGCCCTCTTACCTTAAGAGCCTTAGCTATTAGCCTGGTCTTTTGTTTTATTTCTTCAACAACTTCTTCTTTAAGCGTGTAAGGCGGAATGGATGCGGCGCTATCACCTGAGTGAATGCCAGTCTCCTCTATATGTTCCATAACCGCACCTATTAAAAATTCCTCGCCGTCTCCTATAGCATCCACATCCACTTCCACGCTGTCAGATAGATATTTGTCCAAGAGTATGGGTTTCTCGTAGCTTACCTCCACCGCTTCCTCCAGGTAATCCAGTAGCTCCTCTTCTTCATAAACTATCCTCATAGCTCTACCACCAAGCACGTAGGAAGGTCTTACAAGAAGGGGATAGCCTATTTCCCTTGCAGATTTTACGGCTTCTTCTTTTGTTCTTGCTGTTTTGCTCTCCGTCTGTCTGATATTGAGCCTATTCATCAAGTCCCTGAATCTTTCCCTATCTTCCGCTATATCTACGCTTTCTGGGTCTGTGCCGAAGATGGGAATATTTAGATTTCTTAGTGGTATAGAAAGCTTAAGTGGAGTTTGCCCTCCAAACTGTATTAGAACACCGTCAGGATTTTCCTTTCTTATGACTTCCAACACATTTTCCAAAACCACAGGCTCAAAGTAGAGTTTGTCCGCAGTATCGTAATCTGTGGAAACAGTTTCTGGATTGCAGTTTATCATTATGGTTTGAATACCTTCTTCCTTTAGCGCAAAAATGGCTTGC from Thermocrinis sp. includes:
- the recJ gene encoding single-stranded-DNA-specific exonuclease RecJ, which codes for MRGLSGKSWVLLSELIKPDADKIHSLGPIVAQILANRGVDESALDLRLKNLSPPYSIPNLSRAVDRIKRAILKKEKIILFGDYDVDGITGTALLYKFLKAAGATAIPIVPSRQSGYGLNKKLVDKFSKYADLLITIDNGTTAVEELKAFGKDSIVIDHHNIGEDIPTTILVNPKLIEDLPTEFKELSSASLVFYLTAVLSKELNMSYDPRVDMYIPAIGTLADFMPLNVLNRIIVSYGIRCLEYIQKGLIVSHGIKALMETAGINGAITSRDISFSIVPRLNAPGRVSRPSIALKLFLAEDEDRAKAFAKKIEEINQRRKLIAQKAYELALKQALLQEDRRFIVVVLDSWAGGVAGILAGRLSSMFQKPAAVFVVGDHAVGSVRSANGINVYEGLSKISHLFLRWGGHAYAVGLTIEKEKIPIFKELVEEVFVDVQDLPTLEIDMALQPESITSRLIEDLHKLEPFGEGFPAPTFMCDVRLVPISCDENKLELRSDKYNLFLCWDKDLKRKILKKGRIEGKVAYQIDLRNPRRLILVDVEDNG
- the murC gene encoding UDP-N-acetylmuramate--L-alanine ligase codes for the protein MFREKIKNLHFVGIGGIGMSGIAQVLLQMGYKVSGSDLKENKNTQLLRSMGAKIFIGHREENIGDGQVVVYSSAVPENNPEIQEAKRRGIPVISRGEMLAELFRLKEGIAVCGSHGKTTTTSMIAHVMYEGGLDPTVVVGGILKSLGSNAKLGKDNLIVSEADESDGSFLKLKPTVSVITNIDKEHLGFYKDIEEIKQAFLEFANSVPFYGFCVMNVDDSNSMELIPKVSKRVITYGIHQPAQVRAKNLSQEWGHYTFEVLWKDKPIGKVKLGVPGKHNIYNALACISVCLEMDIKPRIIFDALAHFKNAERRLEFKGEFNGCVVYDDYGHHPTEIRVVLDSLRELYPGKKTLLVFQPHRYSRTYHLFDEFVKVLKLADICIVTDIYPAGEENVFGVSSKTLAEKAQCMYISEKEELFSWLEEHAKDCVLLFMGAGSIGKWSEELLNERTFG
- the thrC gene encoding threonine synthase, with protein sequence MAKVKGLKCRECGKEYPVEPIHVCEFCFGPLEVVYDYEEIRKNLSRDKIEKGPKSLWRYIDLLPVEEPKVGLTAGFTPLRKAENLGRVLGLKELYIKDDSVNHPTLSFKDRVVSVALSKAVEFGFDTAACASTGNLANSVAAHSAQAGLNCFVFIPANLESQKIYGSLVFSPTVVAVEGNYDDVNRLCSEIANELYWAFVNINIRPYYAEGSKTLAFEVVEQLGWRAPDAVVAPAASGSLITKIWKGLKEMKLVGLIDEVKTRVYGAQAEGCSPIAQAWKEGRDYIKPVKPNTIAKSIAIGNPADGIYALQVTRESLGDWEIATDQEIIEGIKLLAETEGIFTETAGGTTIAVLKKLAQRGALKPDETVVVYITGNGYKTLEVLEGHLKETVRIKPTLADFKEKILARV
- a CDS encoding lysophospholipid acyltransferase family protein; amino-acid sequence: MIKKLRRELTLILLPFISIVLRTLGRTIRWQNRYDFERDRGKIYALWHGNALGLALFGMDRGIVVLVSRFRDGDIADGILKRLGFETVRGSTENGKEEKGGRTAILKLMELLKSGKNVAITVDGPKGPAYKVKEGVVFLAMKTKAKIIPACVKFEKFVRLNTWDNLIIPYPFTKGWLLVGKEIEVKESNELKEKLKELEGELLRLESLS